TTGGCCTCCACACACCCCACGCGCTTCCTAAGCGCTCACTTAGACCCAGGGGCCTTCCTCATGTGGAGTTTCTCCTCTTTCTTGATCTTCAGATTCGCCGGATAACTACTCCTTTGGAACATGTCAACAGAGGAAGCTCTTTCCTCAATACTACCCCCCAAACTTGTTGGGGAACAAGTTTATCCCTCTTCGAGGAGCGCCCCACAGAGGGCCTGGATGTTACATAGCAGAAGATGTGAGTATTCACCTTCCCTTGCGTGGGTCTCAGCTCCCTATTCGAGGACACCCAGCTTGCATGGAAGAAAAACACGTGATCTTTGAGGTGGCCGCATAGGAAGGTGCCCTCGCCCTCTAAGGCCAGCTGTCAGATCCAGTGTCGCAATTAAAGGACCCTTGTCTCCACTATCAACACCCACCAACCACAAGCCTCTTATATAGTCTTTTATGTAGTACTCACTCCATTTCCACCTCCAAACGCCTCTGAACCAATGCCTCCCATTAGTCCAACCTTGGTACCTTGCTGTGCTGCTAGGTCATGAAATAATGTAATCTGACCAAGGGTGGGATTAGGGCAAATTCAGCTCTGTGGGGCCCACAGGACTGGATTCACTGGAATGCACAAGTCATTTACTCTACGTAGCCAGCCACGTTTCCTTGCAGATGTATCTGCCTTACTTTATATAATTGTTTCTATAGTCCTCACTCACaggagtaaaaaagaaagagcaacttTTGCAGAGAAGATTCAGATAAGAACATTTTGAGTTCActctgttttgatgactataatattcattatgtgttttctttctttccttttttaatacaCTACCTGAAGATGTATGGATTGGCATACAACCTCTCTAGGATCCCAACCAGTAGAAAAGGATATACTTTTGGCGCCAGGACAGCTGTAAGGTTTAAGTCAATCAACAAGGTTAGAAATGGCTGAATGTGCTTTGATTTTAGTGTGACCCATGTTGCTGTATGTATTTGCTGCGTGTATTTGCATCCCAGAGAGAACAGGGTGTTACCCCAAAAATATCCCCTgcaattcaagaaaaatatttagaccAAGGCTGTTaagaaatatatctgaaaaacTCGGATGTTAGTATCTCAAATGTGTGTCAGAGCCCTGGGAGAGTGGAAAATGATTCTAGAAAGAACTAGTACCAAGACAGGGCTTCAGGGCTGACACAGATGATGTTACAGAAGCTTTGTTTATATGTATCCTATCatcttgtaagaaaaaaaaaacaaattcctacCTTTTAACCCTTTTGTGTGATTGGATTTCAAGTCTAAATGTCTTCAGTATAGGATCCTAATCTGTTGGTCAACATTTTCCTGACACTTGAGCTCAAGGAGAGGGATACTGGATCTAAGAAATCTCTGGGTGGGATGACAGACACAGCAGGTGCAAGAAGTCACCTTGGTCCTTTTCCGCCTATAGGTGTCTTTCTACAGCCTCAGCATGTGTGTCTTTAGGTAGCTGAACCCCACCCTCATCTTGGGTTTCTCCCTACTGTAGGTTTAAATCTGTAGCTGCAGTAGTGAAAACATAGtgatacatgaaaagaaagaggatctgtctgttttctttaattagaggctttgtgtgtgtgtgtgtgtgtgtgtgtgtatatatatatatatatatatatatatatatcaccctATAacatgtttatctttctctgaaaaaCAGGACACGATGCTTTACCCTGGCATGTACCAGACTGCACATCCTCGGgagcaaaaacacaaacaaaattttGCTCCATTTAATACCTTCTTGCCTCGATTTAGGACAGACTCAAAGGACACTTATTATCCTGGGTATGTCTCCTCTTTTCTGGAGTGCTTCAACAAACGGCAATAGGAAAGGACGTACAACGGAGAGGCTCCATCCAAACCACGCCAGCTCAATGAGAAACCACCCGTCCATCTTTAAAGAGCCAACCCCTTACCTTCCAGATCTCTGGCAATGTAGAATTCGAATTCACAGTGGTTCATTCAGTCAATGTTTATAAACGTGCCAGGCACTTTTAAGGGTTCCCGAGGTTTTGCTTAGTTAAACCCATCACGCAAGGCTCCTCATTCCTCGGACCCTACACTCTAGAGTCCAGACAGATGAGaagtaaataaacgtgaaaaaaatcaatggtaaTTAGGACAGTTACCATACAATTGAGTAGTCAGACAGTGACACTTCTGAGAGTGAACTTATTAATTACACCAAAACAGTAGCCACAAGCTAAGACTGTCACGGGCACACCAGGCAGTGTGGTGAGCTGGCGATGTGCTATGAAGACAGTAACCGGGTGATTGGATGGATGGCGCTGCTTTGGCAGGGATGTCCAGAAAGGTCTTTAGGGGAACAGACACGTGATCTGAAGTCCGAGTGACAAGATGGTGCCAGGCCTGTGAAGATCTGGGCCCAGGGCTTCCCAGGCAGCAGGAACAGCAAATGAGAAGGCTGTACGCTGGGGAGGAACCCGTGGGTGGAATGAAGACAGAGGCTGGTGTGGCAAGGGTGTGCTAAGCAAGGAGGAACTGAATGCAGGAGGAAGGCCAGGGCTGAGCACGTGGCCCTTATAGACCAAGTGCTTCAGGAAGCCATTCAGCATGTGTGCAACTGTGGGGCAGAGGGTCAAGGTCTTTGCCTGTCTCATGAGAAATACAAGGATCAGAGAGTGGGTGTAACTTTCTCAAGGTTGCATGAAGGAAGTGAAAATGTTGACTCTTGGCCCCCATGTCCATCCCAAGTGCTGTTTCCAACACAGTGAAGAGTCTACACCAAAAACAAAGCGTTATGAACAaaagcaattataaaataatgccaTGTCTATCAAAATTTAACAGCCTTCTCATCCTGAGATTGCTGATTGGATTATCATTACACTTTTACCACCAGTTTCAAATCATGAGCAGTACTTATTCATGACTGTGGTAGATCTCTTTTTCTCACCCACCGCTCCTGGGATCTTTTGGTCTCTCCACCAAGGATATTGAgttgcagaaatattttttaaactagagtCAATGTTAATCCCAACTGGATGGCGAGACTAGATATCATAACATTCACCAGAAATACATTAATAGGCAAGCAAACCCCACACTTGccccacattaaaaaaagctaattgggctatttccttttctcaaggAGTTAGGCCAAGTTCAGGGATGGCTGTGGTACTGATGGAGTTTGTATACAGTCACTAAGTCATCACATGTgatgctttgtatttttatttctagcccTGGCACATACAACCCAGAGATGaagccccccaaaaaaatcactTGGCCAATGAAATTTGGATCTCCAGACTGGGCTCAGGTTCCATGCCTACAGAAAAGAACCCTAAGAACTGAGGTAATCGGACTGGACTTTTGTGGAACCCTCTTCCTTATGTATCAGGGGTTCTTATCCAGAAGTGTTTGAATGAGCTACAGGAAGTCCTTACTCCTGGGACAGTAGATGcacatatattatatttttgagagttaCACAGTTTCATTAGATTTTTAAAGGTATGTATGACCGAACAAAAGgcacattttcttccttaatcCTCAAGTGCTCTTCTGGTGTAGGAACAGAACGATCCCTAGATGATAGAGGAGGAAAAACAGGTTCTGATGGATTAAGTGATGTGTCCAgattgacatctttttttttttaaatatgaaatttattgtcaaactgatttccatacaacacccagtgctcatcccaacaggtgccctccttaatgcccatcacccgctttcccctccctcccaccccccatcaaccctcagtttattctcagtttttaagagtctcttatggtttggctccctccctctgtaactgtttttttttttttttccttcccctcccccatggtcttctgttaagtttctcaggatccacataagagtgaaaacatatggtatctgtctttctctgtgagacttatttcacttagcataacactctccagttccatccatgttgctacaaaaggccatgtttcattctttctcattgccaagtagtattccgtcgtgtatataaaccacaatttctttatccattcatcagttaatgggcatttaggctctttccataatttggctattgttggaagtgctgctataaacattggggtacaagtgtccctgtgcatcagcactcctgtatcccttgggtaaattcctagcccAGATTGACATCTTGAATCTAGATCTCGTAACTACTAAGCCAGTGCTCTTTTCATCACACCATTTGAGTATTAGATCACCCAGGGACTGTAGACCATTCTGGTAAGAACATGAATTCAGGGGACAGACTGCTTAGGTTCAAGTACTAGCTCCCATATTTACTGACTGTGTCATCTCGGGCAATTTTTCCAAgcctccattttcctttctttacaatGGGTATAAagcaactaaaaaataaaaaataaataaaatggatataacAATAGAATCCATCTGATAAGGTTGTAAAGATAGAGATAAGGTAGAGAAGCATCTAACACAGTACctataacataataataataaactttcaaTCCATGTGAGTTATCATAATTCTGGGGGTGCCAGGTTTTTTAAAGAGGAACCTTGGATTAATTCTACAACTACGTATTAAATGCCTAATGCATCCACATCATGGCAGCTAGACCTATGAGTAACATGGAGGAATTAAACACATAATCTTTGTGTTTGAGAAGTTTACCAGCTCTTCTCAGAGATTTGTCAAGTAGAAAAGAATTCCTAGCATGACAGCAACAGAGGAAGGTGACAGAGAGTAGCTGTGCATGCAAACATTGACAGAATCCCTGAGACGAGGCTCCTCTGGGGTGGGCTTCAGCCGGGCCACACCAGCAGCGACGAGCCAGGAAGACCAGAGGTGGAGGGCTCTCATTAGAATATTGACCCAGACAATACTCCTTCCTTGCAGCTGTCCACTGACAAGGACTTCAGAAAGCACCGGAACCGCGTGGCCTACCTAAGCCTATTTTACAACTGAGGAGCTGTGACTGCGTTCACGTGGTCCTCCTGACCACAGATCCAGGACTGAGGACAGAGTCGCTCTTCCCCCTGCActgctgtgctctctcctctGCCAGCATGGGGCCCGGGGAGGGAGAGGGCTCATAACTACTGTGTGAGAGGAAAAAGACCGCTGCAGAGCTCTGTCTCCATGTGCTGGTTTGTCGTGTGCGTACGTACGTAGACGGGCCTGGGGGTTCCTGCCAAGTGTTCAGTGGGGTGGCTCCACTTTACTGACCTACTCGTGGGTCCCTGTCCTCACGCTCTCGTTCCCAGGTTCCAGTCTTATGTATCCCACTAGCATTGGGAAGAAGGGCTGTTGGCCTCTACACATCAAGGATTGGATGGCTTCCTTGGGTTTGTACTTGGCCATGCTACATACAGAGGAAACATACAGGCAGggtaaaacatttctattttacaaTCTGTCCCAAATTTCTGAGTTCCTGGCATGGATTAGACAGGTCTGGATTTGTTGCTTTCCCAGACTGACATTAAACTCACTGAATCAGAAATTTGCCACTTCCCCTTACATCATCTATTTCATTTGTCAATCATCATATAAATTGAGTTCTTACCATGTATCCGAAAGAGTGGCAAGGACTGGGGACATAGCAGGAGTCAAAATAACCTCCTCTACTGGTCTGGAAGCTACAGAAGCAGTGCCCTGGCGTAGATGCATTCAGGGAATGCTTGACCTGCTGGAACACCCCCTCTAGGCctctggaatgctctttctctcaaccCACAGAGGACCTCAATCTTTACATTCTGGGATTAGAGCAtgtataagagagagagaaaacaacaacCTGAAAAGTCAGGCCAAGGGAGAAATGGCATGGTAATATCCAAACCGAACCTTGGCGTGTCGAAGCTGGGGGCTGGATCTCTGCTCCCTGATCTTTGCTGGAGAGGACCCCCGGGTacaaagaagaagggaaagggctAGGGTCTTTGTGACTTAACAGCTCAAAGCAGCGCTGCCCCATCTCTGCTGCAGTCCAGCACAAAGGCCTCGGGACCCCCACTGTCTACATAAGGTCTGAGCCTGCAGGGGCCTCCTTATCTCTGTGAAACTGGAGTAGCTGTACAGGCAGAGTACCAGAAATCCAACCTAAAGCCTGCTTCCGGGTCTACATTTGTCCATCCCCAAGGGCCCCACGCAGCCTATTTTGTTGCCAGAGCCCCCACCTGCTGTGGCCAAGTTCAGTGAAATCATTACTCATGAAATCTTCTCAAAAAGATAATATTCTTCCGAACATGGCTTTGATGTGCTGGCACACAGAAGGAGGCCTCGATCAAAACCTCCCGTTAGGATGGCGTGGAGAGCAGTTCTGGCATTTCTGGTGACATTTTCATAGTAAGAGCAGAGTCAGAGTGGAGCTAAGAAGGGGGGAAGCCAAGAGCTCACTACTGTAGGTTGGCTCTAATTCTGGTTTGGTGAGTCAGATAGAAAGAGGTCTTTCATATCTGTTTAGATGTTTCAGCCGTGATTATGAGCCTAGGAAAATGGCCAGAGTTCTAGAGCAGAAGCTCTCCCAGGAACGAAGATGATGCATCTAGGGTTGAGTCTGTACAGATGCTGGCACCTGGGGAGCCCCAGCTGCGGGCTGCGGAGCAGCAGAGGACCCCTGCCAGCAGAGCCCTGTTCCTCAAATATCGGATCCTAGGTGTCTTCCACTAAAGCCCAGTATGGGTCCCCTTGACTAGAGAATCAGGTCCAGACTTTTAGCAAGGCCCTGCCCGTCTGATCACAGCCCGCCTCAGCAACCTCACTTCCTGCTATCCTCTCTGGGTACCTGTGTCCAGCCAGTTCACATTTCCTGCTGCTCTACGACTCCTCAAACTGTCTCTAGCCTCCGTGCTGCCCTATGCCAGTCTCTGCATGAGATGCCTTTCCTCACACTCTCTACCCAGTCAGTTCCTACTCATACCTCAAGGAGAAATCTAACACGGTTTCCTTTGTGAtccctttcttttcctgccaCTCTCAGGCACCATTCACCGTAACAGCCTTGATCTCACTTGTATTGTCATGAATCTGGTTGCATAGCAGGCATTTGCAACACATGTCAGATCTggggatttaaagaaaaaaataatcattctgTTTCCTCCAGATCATAATCGAGTTGGGGAGGCAGATGTGCAATGGATAAAATACAGTGCACTCTATAGCGCACTGTCAGCGGGACAAAGTgctgtgggaggaaggaagggggagtaATTATCTCCATGTGGAGTGGGGGCTGGTAGGCAGGGGACAAACAGAAAGATGTCTGGGATCAGGAAGATTTTGCTTACACAAATTGAGATTTTGAttaattattatgaataaattaatgatacTTCACCAGTGATGATGCCATGAGAAACAgtcaaatggaaggaaaactctaGAGCCTGTTTTACAATTATAACCCAAATATAGGCTGGGGTCCCATGTGGCCACTTTCTGCatgaattcacatttaaaaaagcacattATAACTGCCAAAAACAATTACAGGGGAATTCCAATCTTTCTAGTCTTGAAGAACATTAAAAAGCCTCTAATTTGTAAGCACAGGCAACATTTCTCAAAATCTTTATCCTATGTTCCCCTCCACAGATGTTGTTGTGAAACATCTCCACCAAGAAATTCCAAATTACAAGTCTCTATTGTCACCTCCCCCATCCATAGTGTctatcccttctctcttcctccttaccTCCCCCCCTTTCTTAAAATGTCCATTACAcctcatttcttttgccttttttgacccactgggctctctctctctctctctctgtctctcctgcactctctttctttttttctctccccagtcCCCCAGTCTCTATCACATAAGATACAAGAATCAGACAGGCAAGATTTTTATTAGTGTGATGGGGACAGCATGATATATTGGCAGGTGGGAAACACATATTAATCTTGTCCCCATCCTACAATGATAGACAATGTGGAATAGACCTCAAGCTGCGAGAAGCTTCTGTGAATTGCCAAAAAAGTCTGTATCTCCCATAagagaaacacaagaaagaaaaagcaatgtcCAAAGTGCAGACATTAGGCTCCATAAGATAACATCGTATGTTGGTAGAGGGGAATGATGCAATGCTGTGGAGAAAGGCACACCTccatccaccaccaccacccatgcACATCTGGACTGAGAATTCTTTGCATCTTTCTTCCCAGATACATCTTTCTAATTACATTTCTGGAAACAATTTTGAGTCCCAGAGCCACACCAGTTCTTAGCTCCCCAAAGGCAGCATTACTGTGGTCGAAGAACCCACTGCAGATGATTGCTCATAACCTACCGTGGAGGGCAAGTTCAGCTACTGGTCTTACTGCCATCAGAAAACCGCTCTGGAGCCAGAGGCTCTACTTGATAGAAAATCCCTAGGGAGCCAACGCCATgcctcatttataattgcatgcGTCCATGGCTTGTACATAGCAGACTTCATCACGTGGCAGCACAATAAAAGTATTTAATACCTTGAATCTGGATCTGATTTTAACACTAACTGTATGACTACCTGTCCACACCTCACTTTCTTCCACTGTAAAATGAGATGGGGTTTCTAAACTCAAAAGCAGTCAGGCCCAGGCAGGTAAAGTGCGTATGTGAGCAGCCTGAGAGCACCAGTAGTGATAGGGGGTCTGTGAAAAAATCAGATAATGTCAACATACATTAAAGCTGTGTTGCTAAcctacaaacaaaaacaacaaaacctacTGTGTTGTCTGATCAGATTTGATTCAGCATTAGTTTGAAATGCTCactaaggtttctttttcttctctaacatTCAAGAATGGAGAGGAGAATGTGTTGGAAGGGAGAGTGCTGGGAGTGCAGTTCGCCTCCGCCACAGTTCCTCATGTAGGTTCTACTGCGCCCTTAACGTCTGTGCTGTGGATCCTCACTCTGAGATCTCTGCTCCCCTGTTCTTGCCCATTAGTCAATTCACTGATTTCCCAAGGAGCTGGTGCTAACTTTCAATTTAGAATAAACTAAGCAGAACACAAGACATTTGGAAGGAACAGCAAAGACATTTGgagattattaatttattatttgctGCAAGTAAGACTCTATTATTGCACAAAACGGTCAGACTAGCCTAAAATGCTGCTGTCGGCTGAGACAGAAGGGCAATCCCCAGAGTCCTGCAGGGAGGGTGGAGACAGCTTCCTCTTACTAGTCTAGGCAGAGAGGGCAAAGCCCACCCTGTTGACGGCCATGTCGTAGACAGTGTAATATTCCCTGAGGAAGACATCTCCCAGAATCCACAGGGGCTGCCCATTGGGGGAGGGCAGGTAAGTGACTTCAATGCCGAGCGTGCAGTAGCCATTGTTCTGAAGAGACAAAGGACATGACAATATAACTAGTTGCATATAAAGGCTTTTCCCCACTGGAAGTTCCCATCCTATATTCCATGACACCTGCGGGGTCTCTGGCTTCTTGTTCACCCTCAGCCCTGCCGCTGGTGACTCCCCAGAATACTAGACACCTGTTTGGACCCATCCAATCCCATGTCCGTGGAGCCCAGAGTGCATACATACGTTGAGGACATAGGTAGAGGGAGGCAGAGGTAAAGGAGACCCGCTGATGACGAAGGTGATGGTGGGCATGCTCTGTATGGAGTTGCAGTTGACCACAaactgagagagaggagaggcagagctgTAGCGTGCCAGGAGACGGGGGGCCCAGACAAAGGGCCCTAGTCCCCCTTTCCCTGTGAGACTTCCTTCCTGACCTTCCAGCAGAGGCTGTTTGAGAGCATGGAAAGCAAGGCCTGATTCCCAGGCACAACACTGACCAGGTGCtctgctttcctgggtctccctgAACACATCTCAGCTCTCAGATTTGGGTTGTGTTGGTATGGCCGTAAGGAGTTAGACTCATTCCAGAACAGATTTCTACCTTCAGAAAGTGCAACttacagagaagaaacacagGCCCAGCCTGTAAAAGCACACTTTCGCACAATTCAtatccctgcttgtgtgcacctGTCCACGtcctcatcacacacacacacacacacacacacacaccctgaggaGCCAAGATTTGGTCTGACTAAACAAGACTCTTGCATGCTGGAGGAGCAAACTGCAGAAGTGTGTAcaaggggagcaggggtggggacggGAGGCTACTCAGATAAAAGCCAAAGGAGTATTTCTAGGTAAAAAGAAATCTCGGTGGAATGGGGAAATGTGATATGCCTGCCTCTATTGGCACACGTCAAATGACACTGGCCACACCAAGGTGAAATGTGCTCCTAGGGCTGCAATGGAACAGCCGTCCCTCCTGACAACCATTCAGCCCATACTCACAGTCTGGTTGGTGTtactccctcccctcacccctccttgCTTTGAGGGTTCATGCCTGAAAGGTCATGCTGTGTCCCCACCTGTTCTGTCCTGCCAGGGGCTCAGCTCCCCACAAATCCCTCCTCCTATCTCTCATGAACTCATTGCACTTAGGCTCCTGTGCTGAGGCTGCGTAGATGTGCAGAGGAATCTTGGCTTCTGGTTACTCACATCGCCGTTCTGATCTTGCTGGGCTCCTGTTGCCTTCACAAAGGAGTCCAAGTACTGCTGGGGAACAGTCAGTGGGAAGGTCCCCGTATCCACAATGCCCTGGCATCCCTGGGAGCAGAAGCCGGTGGCCTGGTTACCGATGAGAAACCTGAGGGGAACACCAGTACAAAGAGAGTCGAGCATTTCTGACACAAAGAAGTGCCTTTTTACCCTAACCTGCCAACCCTGCTCCTCTGAAGATATGCCTCTCCTCAAAACTCAGGACATACCTCGGAACTGCAATCCACGTAATatgatttttgtgtctttgtgaTTATCAGAGTAACATCCTCAGTCTTGCTCTGGTAACTACTCCAGCTCTGACTGAAAgctctggggaggcagggagcgTGTCTTGTCTTTAATCTACCTATATGCGGCCCGGCACATAGTGCCAAAGAGCTAGAGCTGGGAATCACTTCAAAAATACACATTGGGCACCTACTATATACAAAGCATTCGTATAAGAATTATGGTGATATAAAGGTGAGTCAATTATATTCGATGTTTTTAAAGAACACGTTCTAATGGACATGTGACAACACCATACATTAAGCCACAGCTAACACCATAAGGCAGTAGCTGGTAATCTCCATAACGTGGTTCTATGTGATTCGgtccctgtttcctcatccaGCTTTTTCTGCTACTCTACGCTTCCTCTTCAGTCCACGTATATTTTGGGTGTTTTTGGTGAACTAAGGCACTTGGAATAATGGTGAACAGGACAGACACAACAGAATTAACAGAAACACACAGATGGAGTTTGATTGCAGCCCTGGTGAGTGCTTGATCTAGTCTGGGTGTGGGAGGCATTTAGTCAGATGAGGATTTTTCTGAGAAGAAATACTTAAAGTGTGAGTGAAATTGGTCCAAGTGAAAAGATCCCTTTATTCCAGGCACATGAAACTAGTTGTCAGACATCCAACTGCTCACCTGTCTCTCTACCCTTGCACTGGCTGGTTGCACTGTGACTTACCCAGAGATGAGGAGATACATATTAGGACGAAAGCTGGTAAGACTATGGGACTGAAAGAGAGACTGGGACCCTGAGAGGCCTTTTCAAGGGAGGTAATAATTCATCTGGGCTCAGAAGGATGTGCAAGGACATGAGGACCACTTCAGGTGTTATAGTCAAAagagaagaagcaagaaaatcatGGCGAGGTGCAAGGACATGGTCAAGTCCGTGCTGCACATCCGGAAGTGGTGGGAAGGCTGTTCTGATAGGTAGGGCTCAGCTGTTGGATGGTCTCAACTACTGGCCAAAGACATGTATCTTTATCTGGCAGTGATGGACATTTCCTGAAGGCTTGGGGTGTAGAAGTAAGTGATTCATGATCGTGGGTTAGAGGATCAAATATGCTTGGGCTCAAATTTTGAAATGTGTGAaatgtgtgactttggataagttacttaacct
This Lynx canadensis isolate LIC74 chromosome C1, mLynCan4.pri.v2, whole genome shotgun sequence DNA region includes the following protein-coding sequences:
- the PIFO gene encoding protein pitchfork, whose protein sequence is MCFSKADSPDNYSFGTCQQRKLFPQYYPPNLLGNKFIPLRGAPHRGPGCYIAEDMYGLAYNLSRIPTSRKGYTFGARTAVRFKSINKDTMLYPGMYQTAHPREQKHKQNFAPFNTFLPRFRTDSKDTYYPGPGTYNPEMKPPKKITWPMKFGSPDWAQVPCLQKRTLRTELSTDKDFRKHRNRVAYLSLFYN